From the Manihot esculenta cultivar AM560-2 chromosome 3, M.esculenta_v8, whole genome shotgun sequence genome, one window contains:
- the LOC110610580 gene encoding E3 ubiquitin-protein ligase At4g11680 isoform X1, with protein sequence MNTRYFSPPDSLCNSGTAVSFSANSAVGEDHEPVITRNRPSRTPSSTFLIRMAMRISRARWFTFLRRVFHYQNGSRSNLGSNPFNSSTWMMLEFIALIVQISMTTFTLAISKGEKPVWPMRIWIVGYDIGCLLSLLLLYGRYRQVHVTQGESFGLSDLEEQRGGDDSSLFRCSHLMNKCRTSLELFFAIWFVMGNVWVFDSRFGSFHRAPKLHVLCISLLAWNALSYSFPFLLFLLLCCCVPLISSVLGYNMHMGSAERGASDDQISSLPSWKYKAVDTNLETGNGVDCNSTLASEDPECCICLAKYKDKEEVRQLPCSHMFHLKCVDHWLRIISCCPLCKQELER encoded by the exons ATGAATACCCGCTATTTCTCTCCACCAGACTCGTTGTGTAATTCGGGTACCGCAGTTTCATTTTCAGCAAATTCTGCAGTAGGGGAGGATCATGAGCCTGTGATCACCAGAAACAGACCGTCTCGTACTCCCTCTTCTACTTTCTTGATAAGAATGGCAATGAGGATTTCAAGAGCAAGGTGGTTCACCTTCTTGAGAAGAGTATTTCACTACCAGAATGGTTCAAGATCCAATCTTGGGTCTAATCCTTTCAATTCTAGCACTTGGATGATGCTGGAATTTATAGCGTTGATTGTTCAAATAAGTATGACCACATTCACTTTGGCAATTTCCAAGGGTGAGAAACCTGTTTGGCCTATGAGAATATGGATTGTTGGTTATGATATTGGCTGTCTCCTTAGCCTGCTGCTACTTTATGGGCGCTACCGCCAAGTTCATGTGACTCAAGGAGAAAGTTTTGGCCTTTCTGATTTAGAGGAGCAGAGGGGCGGTGACGACTCCAG TTTATTCAGGTGCTCACATCTGATGAACAAATGTCGGACATCTCTGGAGCTATTTTTCGCAATATGGTTTGTAATGGGTAACGTTTGGGTCTTTGATTCCCGCTTTGGATCTTTCCACCGGGCTCCAAAACTCCATGTTCTCTGCATCTCTCTGCTTGCTTGGAATGCTCTGAGCTACTCATTTCCATTCCTACTGTTTCTGCTGCTATGCTGTTGTGTGCCACTCATTAGCAGTGTCCTTGGATACAACATGCATATGGGGTCTGCTGAAAGAGGGGCATCCGATGATCAAATCTCTAGCCTACCAAGCTGGAAATATAAAGCAGTCGACACCAATTTGGAGACTGGCAATGGTGTTGATTGCAACTCAACCCTTGCAAGTGAAGATCCT GAATGCTGTATTTGCCTAGCCAAGTACAAGGACAAGGAAGAAGTAAGGCAGTTGCCATGTTCACATATGTTTCACCTCAAGTGTGTAGATCATTGGCTCAGAATTATATCTTGTTGCCCACTTTGCAAACAAGAACTGGAGAGATAA
- the LOC110610580 gene encoding E3 ubiquitin-protein ligase At4g11680 isoform X2 gives MNTRYFSPPDSLCNSGTAVSFSANSAVGEDHEPVITRNRPSRTPSSTFLIRMAMRISRARWFTFLRRVFHYQNGSRSNLGSNPFNSSTWMMLEFIALIVQISMTTFTLAISKGEKPVWPMRIWIVGYDIGCLLSLLLLYGRYRQVHVTQGESFGLSDLEEQRGGDDSRCSHLMNKCRTSLELFFAIWFVMGNVWVFDSRFGSFHRAPKLHVLCISLLAWNALSYSFPFLLFLLLCCCVPLISSVLGYNMHMGSAERGASDDQISSLPSWKYKAVDTNLETGNGVDCNSTLASEDPECCICLAKYKDKEEVRQLPCSHMFHLKCVDHWLRIISCCPLCKQELER, from the exons ATGAATACCCGCTATTTCTCTCCACCAGACTCGTTGTGTAATTCGGGTACCGCAGTTTCATTTTCAGCAAATTCTGCAGTAGGGGAGGATCATGAGCCTGTGATCACCAGAAACAGACCGTCTCGTACTCCCTCTTCTACTTTCTTGATAAGAATGGCAATGAGGATTTCAAGAGCAAGGTGGTTCACCTTCTTGAGAAGAGTATTTCACTACCAGAATGGTTCAAGATCCAATCTTGGGTCTAATCCTTTCAATTCTAGCACTTGGATGATGCTGGAATTTATAGCGTTGATTGTTCAAATAAGTATGACCACATTCACTTTGGCAATTTCCAAGGGTGAGAAACCTGTTTGGCCTATGAGAATATGGATTGTTGGTTATGATATTGGCTGTCTCCTTAGCCTGCTGCTACTTTATGGGCGCTACCGCCAAGTTCATGTGACTCAAGGAGAAAGTTTTGGCCTTTCTGATTTAGAGGAGCAGAGGGGCGGTGACGACTCCAG GTGCTCACATCTGATGAACAAATGTCGGACATCTCTGGAGCTATTTTTCGCAATATGGTTTGTAATGGGTAACGTTTGGGTCTTTGATTCCCGCTTTGGATCTTTCCACCGGGCTCCAAAACTCCATGTTCTCTGCATCTCTCTGCTTGCTTGGAATGCTCTGAGCTACTCATTTCCATTCCTACTGTTTCTGCTGCTATGCTGTTGTGTGCCACTCATTAGCAGTGTCCTTGGATACAACATGCATATGGGGTCTGCTGAAAGAGGGGCATCCGATGATCAAATCTCTAGCCTACCAAGCTGGAAATATAAAGCAGTCGACACCAATTTGGAGACTGGCAATGGTGTTGATTGCAACTCAACCCTTGCAAGTGAAGATCCT GAATGCTGTATTTGCCTAGCCAAGTACAAGGACAAGGAAGAAGTAAGGCAGTTGCCATGTTCACATATGTTTCACCTCAAGTGTGTAGATCATTGGCTCAGAATTATATCTTGTTGCCCACTTTGCAAACAAGAACTGGAGAGATAA
- the LOC110611651 gene encoding receptor-like protein 9DC3, producing the protein MLTGRIPNQLAGLTFLQVLNLSHNQLEGPIPQGKQFHTFKNDSFQGNSGSCGFPLSKLCNDGKGQAVVIPSSSPQEKDSELENGFGYKVVLMGYGCGLPFGIAIGYIGFRKRKPSWLVAMVEREGYQIKMKLQKNARKNGGELH; encoded by the coding sequence ATGCTTACTGGGAGAATTCCTAATCAATTGGCAGGCTTGACATTTCTTCAAGTTTTGAACCTGTCACATAACCAACTTGAAGGACCAATACCTCAAGGAAAGCAATTTCACACATTCAAGAATGATTCTTTCCAGGGCAACTCTGGATCATGTGGATTTCCGCTTTCAAAACTCTGCAATGATGGTAAAGGACAAGCTGTAGTAATACCATCAAGCTCCCCACAGGAAAAAGATTCAGAGCTTGAAAATGGGTTTGGATACAAAGTTGTATTGATGGGATATGGATGTGGGCTTCCATTTGGAATAGCAATAGGATACATTGGTTTTAGGAAAAGAAAGCCTTCATGGTTGGTGGCAATGGTTGAACGTGAAGgttatcaaataaaaatgaaactgCAGAAGAATGCTCGCAAAAATGGTGGAGAACTGCACTAA